In the Arachis ipaensis cultivar K30076 chromosome B04, Araip1.1, whole genome shotgun sequence genome, tggcattttcataagctTGAGATCTGAATTCTTCTAATTCATTGAGCTGTAGCAATCTTCTTTCCCCAGCTGCTTGATTATCAAAGTTCAACctctttagagcccaaaatgctctatgttcaagctccactggtaaatgacaagcctttCCAAATACCAATTGGTATGGAGGCATACCAATGGGTGTCTTAAAAGCTGTTCTATAAGCCCACAATGCATCGTCTAGCTTCTTGGACCAATCTTTTCTTGAGTTCCCAACAGTCTTCTTAAGGATTTGCTTGAGCTCTCTATTTGAAATTTCAGCTTGACCATTGGTTTGTGGGTGGTATGGGGTTGCTACCTTGTACTTGACACCATATTTTAGGAGGAGTGTCTCAAGTtgcttgttgcaaaagtgagATCCCCCCATCACTTATAAGAGCTCTTGGAATCCTAATCCGGCTAAATATGTTCTTCCTCAAGAATTTGATCACtactttgttgtcatttgttgatgTAGCTttggcttctacccatttggacaTATAATCCATAGCCACCAATATGTAATTGTTTGAGAATGAGgttggaaatggtcccataaaatcaataccccatacatcaaacaactccaaCTCCATGATAAATCTTTGTGGCATTTCATTCTTTTTGGGtaggtttccagctctttgacacTCATTGCACCTTGTCACAAATTCCTTTGCATATTTGAATATTGTAGGCCAAAAGAAACCACATTACaataccttggctgcagttctttctCCACTAAAATGTCCTCCATAGGTGGATCCATGGCAATGCTAAAGAACCTCTTGTCCTTCTTCATGAGAGATGCACCTTTTTAGGATACCATCAGCACATTTCTTGAAGAGGTAAggatcatcccaaatatagtgcTTGGCATCATTGATGAGCTTCCTTCTCAAGTGCTTGTTGATGTTAGACGGTAATTCTCCAATGGCCTTGAAATTGGCAATATTTGTGAACCATGTAGTCTCTTGGATCATCATCCATTGTTCATCCGGAAAATTTTCATTCACCCCAGGGCTATGtacttcttctccttcatgtggGATCCTTGATAGGTGGTCAGCCACCTTATTCTCTGCTCCACTTCTATCCTTAATTTCAATGTTGAATTCTTAGAGTATTAGGTTCCATCTTATCATTTAGGCTTGGATTCTTGCTTAGTTAGCAAGTATTTAAGTGCTGCATGGTCAGTAAACATAATGACTTTAGAACTAATAAGGtaagatctaaatttatcaaatgcaaaaactatagcAAGGAGTTCTTTTTCTGTTGTGGTGTAGTTTCTTTGGGCTTCATTTAGAACCTTGCTAGTATAATAGATGACATGCACTAGCTTGTCTCTCCTTTGTCCTAAAacagcaccaatagcaaaatctgatgcatcacaaatcaattcaaaaggtaaatcccagctaggtggtgctataatagatGCAGAGGAGAGTTTATTTTTAAGGTCATCAAAGGCTTGCATACATTCTCTATCAAAGataaaaggtacattagagacaagcaagTTCCTTAAAGGTTTAGCAATATTTGAAAAGTCTCTAATGAACCTTCTATAAAACCAAGCATGCTCCAAGAAACTCccaattgctttgacattgcaaggtggggaTAATTTCTCAATCACTTCCACCTTGGCCCTGTCCCCCTCTATGCATTTCttagagattttgtggccaaggaCCACCCCTTCAgtgaccataaaatgacattttttccagttcaaaactaggttagtctcttggcatctctttagcaccaaggcaAAGTCCTGTAAGCATTTAGAAAATGAATCACTAAAcatagaaaaatcatccataagaACTTCAATAAACCTTTCaatcatatcagaaaaaatggacAGAATGCACCTTTGGAttgtggcaggtgcattgcacaatccaaagggcattcgtCTATATGCAAAAGCACCATAAGGGCAAGTAAAGAAAGTATTCTCTTGGTCTTTAGGGTCTACTACAATCTGATTGTAACATGAGTATCCATCCAAGAAACAGTAGTATTCATGTCCAGCAAGCCTCTCCAACATTTGATCCATGAAGGGCAGAGGAAAATGGTCCTTCCTTGTGGCTTCATTGAGCttcctataatctatgcacatgcGCCATCCAGTCACTGTTCTTCTTAGTATCAATTTATTTCTTTCATTTGGCACAACTGTGATTCCTTCCTTCTTAGGAACTatttgaacagggctcacccaagggct is a window encoding:
- the LOC107636439 gene encoding uncharacterized protein LOC107636439; translation: MPLYAKFLKELITNKRNWGEKKNVVLTEECSAIIQKKLPQKMKDPGSFQIPCIIGDISIEKALCDLGASINLMSLAMMKRIRIKEAKPARMVLQLADRTFKFPHGVVEGIIPSMCMHKILLEEDAKPSRQPQRISPWVSPVQIVPKKEGITVVPNERNKLILRRTVTGWRMCIDYRKLNEATRKDHFPLPFMDQMLERLAGHEYYCFLDGYSCYNQIVVDPKDQENTFFTCPYGAFAYRRMPFGLCNAPATIQRSGAENKVADHLSRIPHEGEEVHSPGVNENFPDEQWMMIQETTWFTNIANFKAIGELPSNINKHLRRKLINDAKHYIWDDPYLFKKCADGILKRCISHEEGQEEFVTRCNECQRAGNLPKKNEMPQRFIMELELFDVWGIDFMGPFPTSFSNNYILVAMDYMSKWVEAKATSTNDNKVVIKFLRKNIFSRIRIPRALISDGGISLLQQAT